A genomic region of Trichothermofontia sichuanensis B231 contains the following coding sequences:
- a CDS encoding DUF6679 family protein, with product MLHRKLYQLCAEGREVCIFLRDQQRWLERVRILDIEGDLVTLRYETEEEDEICSWEEMVRLESIGAVTQKLASVPRGDVEPLVSEDCPEAEQLPDRRPNPNLD from the coding sequence ATGTTGCACCGTAAACTTTACCAACTCTGTGCGGAAGGCCGTGAGGTTTGTATTTTCCTGCGGGATCAGCAGCGTTGGTTAGAGCGGGTTCGTATCCTGGATATTGAAGGTGACCTCGTTACTCTGCGCTATGAAACGGAGGAAGAGGATGAAATCTGCTCCTGGGAGGAGATGGTGCGCCTGGAAAGTATTGGTGCAGTGACCCAGAAGTTGGCCTCCGTACCCCGTGGCGATGTGGAACCGCTGGTCTCGGAGGATTGCCCGGAGGCGGAGCAATTGCCCGATCGCCGTCCTAACCCCAATTTAGACTAA
- a CDS encoding photosystem II S4 domain protein — protein sequence MLPRENLLKGAEHRETLVRLIDLAEQALKTWEPVTSDFLSPPEWMEVQQRFCGLTEIQLVAWGGYPQAERQRVVVARSELPLTSEQVALTVLAIAGNFLFDTASHQDFLGAILSTGIVREKVGDILVLGERGAQAIVAPDIATFLELNLTQVRSVPVKTQVIALDELKVSAPRQKELTTVEASLRLDAIASAGFGLSRSKMTELIAAGEVRVNWKTVTQASTPLKSGDLVAIRGKGRLTVGEIAVTKKARYRVQLSRFY from the coding sequence ATGCTACCCAGGGAAAACTTACTCAAGGGCGCAGAACATCGCGAAACGCTGGTGCGCTTGATTGATTTGGCTGAGCAGGCGCTGAAAACCTGGGAGCCAGTCACCAGTGATTTTCTCTCACCGCCGGAGTGGATGGAAGTCCAACAGCGGTTTTGTGGCCTCACCGAGATCCAGTTAGTGGCTTGGGGAGGTTATCCCCAGGCAGAACGGCAGCGGGTGGTCGTGGCGCGATCAGAGCTACCTTTGACCAGCGAGCAGGTGGCGTTAACGGTTTTAGCGATCGCGGGGAATTTTCTATTCGACACGGCCAGCCATCAGGATTTTCTGGGGGCAATCCTCAGCACGGGAATTGTACGGGAGAAGGTGGGCGATATCCTGGTGTTGGGGGAGCGGGGTGCCCAGGCGATCGTCGCCCCAGACATTGCCACCTTCTTGGAATTAAATCTGACCCAGGTGCGATCGGTCCCTGTGAAAACCCAGGTAATTGCCCTGGATGAGTTGAAGGTGTCCGCCCCTCGCCAAAAGGAACTGACGACGGTGGAGGCCTCCCTCCGGTTGGACGCGATCGCTTCAGCAGGATTTGGCCTTTCTCGCAGCAAGATGACAGAGCTGATCGCCGCGGGGGAAGTACGGGTGAATTGGAAAACGGTGACCCAGGCAAGTACACCGTTAAAAAGTGGCGATTTGGTCGCCATCCGAGGGAAGGGACGCTTAACCGTCGGTGAAATTGCCGTAACGAAGAAAGCGCGTTATCGGGTGCAGTTAAGTCGATTTTATTGA
- a CDS encoding NUDIX hydrolase produces the protein MAIAILYQGDRVLMQLRDDTPGIIYPGHWGFFGGHLEPGETPEVALRRELQEEINYVPPQVTLFGQYPGEFALRHVFQAPLTVGLDQLVLGEGWDMQLLPLASIERGEHYSERVGRLCPIGAPHQQILLDFWQRCRPKR, from the coding sequence GTGGCAATTGCCATCCTATATCAGGGCGATCGCGTCCTGATGCAACTGCGGGATGACACACCGGGCATTATCTACCCCGGTCACTGGGGTTTCTTTGGTGGCCACTTGGAACCAGGAGAGACCCCAGAAGTGGCCCTCCGACGGGAACTCCAGGAAGAGATTAATTACGTCCCTCCCCAGGTGACCTTATTCGGTCAGTATCCCGGTGAATTTGCCCTGCGGCATGTTTTCCAGGCCCCCCTAACCGTCGGCCTTGATCAACTCGTCCTCGGCGAAGGCTGGGATATGCAACTCTTGCCGCTCGCGTCCATTGAACGGGGAGAGCATTACTCCGAGCGCGTGGGCCGCCTGTGCCCCATCGGCGCCCCCCATCAGCAAATTCTGCTCGACTTTTGGCAGCGTTGCCGCCCGAAGCGGTAG
- a CDS encoding DUF4351 domain-containing protein produces MSHPPSPSWEPSEVQVASPQAQHTDQDSPWKEIIEQYFPEFLQFFFPNVHAAIDWHQPHAFLDKELQKIVPAAERSKRFADKLVKVWLHDGSETWILIHIEVQGRKDPHFLERMYVYNYRISDRYNRPVLSLAILGNTNPQWRPQVHRQEILNCRLEFHFPIVKPLDYRDRTDELEASPNPFVIVVLAHLQSLTSKRDLQQRKTGKIHLIRRLYEKGYPRQDVINLFRFIDWILQLPQALAAEVWEIITAYEQEGNMPYITSIERLGIEKGRQEGRQEEGRSLILRLLTRRIGNLPPALAAQVQTLSLPQLEALAEALLDFTELADLMN; encoded by the coding sequence ATGAGCCATCCCCCCTCACCGTCCTGGGAACCCAGCGAGGTTCAAGTTGCCTCTCCACAGGCGCAGCACACCGATCAGGACTCACCCTGGAAAGAAATCATCGAACAGTACTTCCCCGAATTCCTCCAGTTCTTCTTCCCCAACGTTCATGCGGCGATCGACTGGCACCAACCCCACGCATTCCTCGACAAAGAACTCCAGAAAATCGTCCCTGCTGCCGAACGGAGTAAACGCTTTGCCGACAAACTCGTCAAGGTCTGGTTACACGACGGCTCCGAAACCTGGATTCTCATCCACATCGAAGTCCAGGGCCGCAAAGATCCCCACTTCCTCGAACGGATGTATGTCTACAACTACCGGATCAGTGACCGCTACAACCGCCCCGTCCTCAGTCTTGCCATCCTCGGCAACACCAATCCCCAGTGGCGACCCCAAGTTCACCGCCAGGAAATCCTCAACTGCCGCCTCGAATTTCACTTTCCGATCGTTAAACCGTTGGACTACCGCGATCGCACTGATGAACTCGAAGCCAGCCCCAACCCCTTCGTGATCGTCGTCTTGGCCCATCTCCAGAGCCTGACCAGTAAACGAGATCTGCAACAACGCAAAACTGGGAAGATCCACCTAATCCGGCGATTGTACGAAAAAGGCTACCCGCGTCAGGACGTTATCAACCTCTTCCGTTTTATTGATTGGATTCTACAATTACCGCAAGCACTCGCAGCCGAAGTTTGGGAAATCATCACCGCCTACGAACAGGAGGGAAATATGCCCTACATCACCAGTATTGAGCGCCTTGGCATTGAAAAGGGTCGCCAAGAAGGCAGACAGGAAGAGGGTCGATCGCTGATCCTACGACTACTCACTCGCCGGATTGGGAACCTGCCCCCGGCTCTGGCTGCACAAGTACAGACATTATCCTTGCCACAATTGGAGGCATTGGCAGAGGCCCTGTTAGACTTTACCGAATTAGCAGACTTAATGAACTAG
- a CDS encoding response regulator transcription factor, with product MRAIRVQIVGGNPHLRSLLGWHLQQGGYKVSQSPGIHPARETFLSFQPTLVVLDTELPDGDGLELCSWLRRHPQVLILMLSARSTEADVVAGLKAGADDYLTKPFGMQEFLARVEALMRRSRSLVPPASLDYGDLKIDLVQRRVRFQETDIDLTPQEFSLLYVLAQAEGVPLSRSELLRRAWPDAIDNPRTVDTHILSLRKKIEVDPRQPSLIQTIRNVGYRFNPEILQASEEMAPPASNKSLVTTSPALMGSERRARS from the coding sequence GTGAGAGCAATCCGCGTCCAGATTGTTGGCGGCAATCCCCACTTGCGATCGTTGCTGGGTTGGCATCTACAGCAAGGGGGGTACAAAGTTTCCCAATCACCTGGTATTCATCCTGCCCGGGAAACCTTTCTCTCTTTTCAACCCACCTTGGTGGTCTTAGATACCGAATTGCCCGATGGTGATGGTCTGGAATTGTGTAGTTGGCTGCGGCGACATCCTCAGGTATTGATCTTGATGCTCTCTGCCCGCAGTACGGAGGCTGATGTCGTAGCGGGCCTCAAAGCGGGAGCGGACGATTACCTAACCAAGCCCTTTGGGATGCAGGAATTCCTGGCCCGGGTGGAAGCGCTCATGCGCCGGAGTCGTTCGCTCGTCCCCCCCGCCTCCCTCGACTACGGTGATCTCAAGATCGACTTGGTGCAACGGCGAGTCCGCTTCCAGGAAACAGATATTGATCTAACGCCCCAGGAGTTTAGCTTGCTCTATGTGCTGGCCCAAGCCGAGGGGGTTCCCCTCAGCCGTTCAGAGCTACTGCGACGGGCATGGCCGGACGCGATCGACAATCCCCGGACGGTTGATACCCACATTCTATCCCTACGCAAAAAAATCGAAGTGGACCCTCGCCAGCCTAGCCTAATTCAGACCATTCGGAACGTCGGTTACCGCTTCAACCCGGAAATTTTGCAGGCCAGTGAGGAGATGGCTCCCCCAGCCAGTAACAAGTCCCTGGTCACGACCTCTCCTGCCTTGATGGGGAGCGAACGGCGTGCGAGAAGTTAG